The genomic window ATAGACATAaccttattatttatttagattacACTAATGCCTAAAATGTAGTTGACCAGGGAGTGAGATATCTATCTCAGCTGACAGCTATGGCAGCCCTAAACGGTTCTTGCTCTGCAACCTTATGGGCAAATTACAGAAACACCTGAAAATGACAACACATTCCAAACTGCGGGGAACAGTTTTACACACAAGTAGCTGTGCACTGAAAATCCCCAGGAATGCTGCATCTTCCAAAGCTAGAGCAATTCTGAGAATTGTGTGGGTCTTTCTGCCAACTCCAGTTTATAATATCTGGCAACGTGTGTCAAGTTTGTTCCTTTGGTAAAAGtttcaatttaattttcttcATGCAGCAAATAGGCTGTGTGACCATCTTTTCTTCCCATTTCAAAATAACAAATCAATAGCAGGTCTGTTCTGGGACTCAATCCAGGTCCAATTGAAATTAACAGCAAATCTCACTTTGGGTTCAGTAGGAGAATAATGGGCCAGTAGGCAAAATCCTGGCgtccttgaaatcagtggggtcagggtttcaccattgacttcagttggtgcTTTAGGTGGACAAAGAATGAGAAACAATTGATGCTTAAATGGAGcaggttttatttttagtttattaCATGAAAGTTTTTGAATGACACATTTTGGGCCTGTTCTGGCAACAGTAATCACAGCTGGTAGAGCAGGGTAGCCCACTTTCTTATATGTTTCTTACAGAGGGGGAATTTTGGCATATAGAATGATTTATGCCTGTAGCAGGAACAGAACTGTAAATCTTGTAAGCAGCAGTTTATGCCCTATAGCAGGTCTAGTGACAAAGGTATGTCTGAAATTAATAATGGTTACTGCCttagctaagtatcagaggggtagccatgttagtctggatctgtaaaagcagcaaagagtcttctggcaccttatagactaacagacgttttggtagcatgagctttcatgggtgaatactgacgtgcatctgacgaagtgggtattcacccacgaaagctcatgctccaaaacgtctgttagtctataagctgccacaagactctttgctgccttaGTTAATTTAGCTAATGTACTAGACATGCAAATCATACAAAGCTGAAATCACAGAAAGCataaagaaaaagtaatttattttctgcttttgCATTTAGCAAGTGATATATTTTTGTGAGAAAAGAATAGCTGAGAACTCTAGTATATGACAAAATGGTCTTCAAGTTTAAACAAAAACATAACCAAGCCACCTATAGTGGAATCTATTTTTGCTAGGAATTATGAAACAGTCTGTCACTTTTAAGAAAATACCCATGCTACTTCCAAATCTTGGACAATTGGATATTCCCTAGTGAGGCCAGAGCGCAGTATGGGACTTCGGCATTTAATGGAATAACTGTATTTCCATCAACAGTTTTGTAAAGTCTCATGCAGCTGAATGGAAAGTTGGCAAGACCTCTTTTGACATGTGTTACAGTCCTTGCTGGACAGTTCCCATCCCATGTGGGACAAAATATGTGAgtgcatttttaaaggaaaaaatcatTCTACTATGTCAACCGACACTTACTTACTTGAAGGTTCACCCTGAAAAAAAAGGTGTCACTATCTTGCCTTTTGGTGAATTCCAATATGATACAGCATTAGTTCATCAGAGCTTCTGTTTaagattacatttatttttttaaagatggaataGTTGAGTTTCAGGCATCCTCCAGGAATGAGGTACTGATATTTACCGCTCTACGAAAAGAGGCAGCAAGCAGCAACACCCATTGCATGAAGGAGCTAAAAGGACACCCCTTGGGAATTGCTTAATGAACATCTAGAAGGAAAGATTCTCCTTGATCAGCAAACATGACTTGTCAGCAAAAACATGTAACTTCAGCAATATTTATTCAGGGAGTAGGAGCCTATTTCTCAAGGTTCACTTCCAGTTCAACTTTCCTGTGTTGTTAAACTAACTAAACCCATTTGCCGTAATGCAAGGCAGAAGGACAATTGGTGGACGCGTCAGAATAGTCTTAACCCTGTGACcaaagtgtttttaacattgccaaggggggggggaaaataaTTGACACTGAATCTTGGCCTGAAAAGTTAAATATGCCCTGAACTAGTTTTGAGGCCTTGTTAAAAACACCTTCCATCACACTGAATGACAGAGAAATTAGAGCATGTACTTTAAAGTGCAAAAATGTTCAATCAATATTTGCTTGAACTGAATTCTCTTTGTCCAGGCTAATGGCCCACTTCTGCGGGTTCACTTTCCATGACTGTTGGAGCAATAAGATTGCCGATTTTTATTGATGTGCAAGTAAGAAGAATTTGCAATGTCGGGGATGTATTACACTAGTAGGGCTTGTGTAATCACTAGGGGTAGTGGATGTGTTACAGGTCCCCCCGGCCGTGCCCCTTCTACGTAAGGATGGATAGGAAGTCTGGCTACAGGACTAGCTGTGGGGGCTTTAGCTCAGCTTAGTCAGTAGCTTCATGGCTTTTAGCTCTGAAGATCCCGGTCCAACACCAGTTTTGTCAGCCAAGATGGTTGTTGTCACCTCAGAGACAGGCGTTCTCTTGGTGGATGGCAATAGCAGATCATTTCCTATTTGGATTCCAGGCACAGTGGGGATCTTAGATATCAAACTCTCCATACATGGGTAACAATGGCACATTGAAAGATGCAGTCAAGACTAGAAACAGGAATACTTGCTGCGAAAAGCTCTGAAGGTGAATCCCAGCCCTTATTCCTTCACAGGTGTGGAGACTTGACAGGCAGAATTATTGAGGTGGTACTGCCATTTGATGGGGGGGCTGGTTTGTTGAGGGGTCAAACCAGAGTATTCTCCACCTGGGCCTGAGTTGCAGCACAGTTGATGGGAAGGCGGTGGCCTGCAGGCGTGATGGGCAGAGGCCAAGGATCCCCATTATTATATGGATCCTTCTCCATCCCTGCAGAAGAGCGTGCCAGGAGCTGCGGAGGATAATGTACCAGGCACTGGGTTTGGGCTAGCACAGCTTGGCCTGGGAGAAGGAATTCTTCCTTCAGGGGTGTAAATCCTCCGGTTCCTCAGCCATGGCATCAGGGTCAAGATGTAGTGGGCAACAGCGCACAATGCCCATCACTATTGGGCTCACATCAGAAAGGGTCAAAAATCAGGCCCAGTGGAAACCATTTAGAGAAATACGCAAGCAAAGGGATTGTCTCGACTGATAAGCGTCATCCTCTCTGTCCCCATGAGCCAAATACAGCGTGCACGGGTCTACTGGTGCTTTGAAATGGTATTAGACAAAGGCCTGAGATTACACTGCAGGCTTTAAAGGAGCTGTCAGTGGAAGCAGAGGTGTCTGCATAATGTTCTTCAATGAGGCTTGTGCTATGAAGGAGCTGATGCTGGAGATGGAAAGATTTgggggtgcttttttttttaatcaattaatttttttttaaagatctgttCACCACATTTTGTCCAGTTTTGGCCAAAACATGAATCTGCTTAGCACTTGTGAGACGTTCAAAAGAATTGTTGCTGGCAAGGTCCTGATATCTTCTCCCTGGCTAGTGAGGACAGGCGTGTGCCATCCCTTGTATAGAAAAGTACGACGGGATTCTAGAGCACGGTCCCAAAATCACTCATCTTAGAGTCAGGACAGTGGAGTGATGCAGTGTTTGGGGATAGGactccacagctctgttctctaCACTAAGCCAGATGGGCTGGAGTCAGGATACCAACAGCATCGCGCATAAGGTGATTTTGCAGCCTGATAGCAGAGCAAGGTGAGGAGCTCTTCCCCAGAGCCTCATGAGATACCCTGGGCGGTGCTGCTCCTACATGGCAAGACGTCCTACTTAACACAGACATCCCTTTTGAGGAGGACGTGTGGCCCACTGATTGGGCAGAACACGAGCAGGCCCTGTGCTTTGTGTCCTCCCCCAAACATACCGAACCGAGGAGAAGGCATCCCAGTTTCGCAGCTAGGTGGTGAACCAACCCAAAGCAACAAACGTAACGTCCTTGTGGGAGACACCCAAAATGATTCNNNNNNNNNNNNNNNNNNNNNNNNNNNNNNNNNNNNNNNNNNNNNNNNNNNNNNNNNNNNNNNNNNNNNNNNNNNNNNNNNNNNNNNNNNNNNNNNNNNNttttcgccttcctccgaagcatgggggcaggggtcgcttgcttaaggagtgggtggatcggcttatgtggcctgcatcttgcaggaggtcagactagatgatcataatggtcccttctgatcttgaattctatgattctatgaaaccacTTATGGGGTCGATTGCACACTTCAAAAACTCAGCTGCTCTGAGCAGACAGCTCTGATATCTATGGGTGGGAGCTGTGTGTTTCCACCCAGGGCACCCCCCACAAAGCTATAAACTGAAGGCTCCCTCTCAGCCACTCTATTTGCTGCTGATTCCCAAAGGATAAAATCATGCCTCCTAGATCTCTTACCTCACCAGCAGACACACTCCCTCATGGTGAGTCTGGGGGTTTTCAAGCAGAATCCATGTTTTCTGCATCCTGAGCACTCTCACCAGTCTCTCATTCCCAACTTTGAAAAGCACAGATTCTAATGCTTGGACAGAAAACCTGGAGAAAGAGTGGCACAGAACTGCAGCAATCAGTAGGAAGGTGCAGCCTGAACagagtcaggaagcccaggttaCTTGTCAGGTCTGCTGTTCATCGACAGTTCATCCATTGGCAATATCCTGGACACCAGTGTCCCTGGAAGGACTTGATGCCAGGAGGTAAGTTTATGTCTCATACATCTCATATAATTAGTTTTGCTAGGGACAAAATTTTGCAGTCATTTTTCACTTTCTGCAAGGAATATGGGCACTAGCAGAGTACAAGGATATAGAAAAGCTACACGATCAGGACCCAAAAACTGGGGGCATAGAATGTGGTAATCACTAGTGGATATTTTGAGGTCGTATCTCCAGATATgatgtgacagagtgctgagggTTTGCACTTGagtcagcactctggtcactattAGTACTAATTCAGTTCCTCACAGAAAGCCTAATTGGGCAGAGGTGTAGCTGATTACGAGGTCAGATCGGGGATAGTGAGTCATGGAACCAATCATTCCATTAACAGGGAAACTGTATAAAAGGACATGGGCAGGAGCCCTTTGAggggaacagacagacaaagaaacttgggtgaccagatatcccgatatttggggctttatcttatacaggtgcctattaccgcccaccccctgtcctgatttttcacccttgctgtctggtcacccaaagagaaacagaaagacAAAAAGCTGGGAGAGCCTGACAAAGTGAGCTCTGAGTGGAAACACCTTCCCCCCATTTTGGAGAAGAGTTTAGAAAGTTGAGATACAAGATAAAGGTGCTATGTATTGGTAGGGGGATTAAATAGACTACACGTTGGTGTTTACAAGCAAGAAAGTCTCAAcgtggtctgtgtttgtagaagATGTGGGGGTGCAACACCCCTCTCTGTCACAGCTGGGGGCTCATCAGGGATTTTCCTGTTATCTATGCAAATGGAGAGCCTGCTGGAAAAGCCGGGGTAGAGGTCTGGCAGTCCAGGTGATGGAGGGAACACACTGAAATGGGTGGTGAAGTAGCAAGGAGAAgtatagaacaggggttctcaacctttctgttTCTGAGCCTCCTCTCATCTCAACAAGCTATAAATACTCCATGGCCCActcccaggcctctgccctgccAGGCATCAGAGTTTGGGGCTCCTGGCTCTAGATTTTAACTCCACAGGGTGCAGGGGCTCGGGGCTTTAGtgcaggtgctggggctcagggctccagcctggctgggctcagagattcagctttctgccctaagCCCCAGCTAGTctcctgccagccctgcttggcggaACCCCTAAAACCGGCCCGGTGGAGAACTGCTGGTGTAGAAGACCCCACAGACCTTCCAACAATCCCACCAGGCAGAAAAACAGCCTTTGCTTGCCTGGTAGGTTTAACAGCAAAAGAGCCTTCAGGAATTTATACGGGAGCAAGCCCAGGTCTGGCAACAACTCCTCCAAAGTCTGGCGAGTCCTGTGACAGGAAATGGAAACCaggcacaggagatcagactctgtaaaatgggacctgCGAACAACCCTGATCTGGTTTTGGTTACTCTTAAAGGAGCAGTGGTGAGACCTCATAGGGACAGAGCAATGTGGGCCTTTCGACTGACACCCCATTTAACTGGGGAAGCACATATATGCTCTTAGTGATTAGCGGGCAAGAGATTAGGACATGATTAAGGCAGCCATGCTGGACGAGGTGGGGCCTGTCCACGGAAAAGTACTGCCAGAAATGGAGAGTTGAAAGATGGATTGAGGGATTAGGCCTCTGTGCATTTGCATAGAAATTGAAAGATTGGGCCACTCACTGGTAAGGCCACATACTCAAACTGTGGGGGAGATCATGGACGGCATGATTCTGGAAGTTTCTTCAGAGTTTCCCTGAGCATAGCTGAGTATAGGTTACATGGCGCCAGCCAGTTAATCTGGACCCCGCAGTTAAAGTTACAGAGGAATGTGCAGAGGCGGACATTCCCAGAGTGAGTCAGTGGTTTAAGGGGCTAAAAGATCACTCAAAGATTGCCATATGAGTCTCAAATAAAAGCTCATGTCACCAATATCATTGTGAAACACATCTACAGATGCTGTGTAAAGAGCCATGTATATGCACTGAAAATTACATTCTTATGATCTGTGTCTAGGGACTAGTCACCAGGAAAGGTGAAAAAATGGTTTTCTTTAAGGCAAGAAATGTTTCTCCATCTGTttgtttacatgtaaattaagcatgtagGGTTCACATTCAGTTCAGGACTGTGAGAacttcaaagaaagaaaagtaacaggaaggagacagggggtggggaCCCAATTTTGGGGTACACCTCAAAGGTTTGCTCTAGTATATTTGGGGGACAAAGAAGACACCCTGGCATCTTTCACTTAGGAAGTAGATGGACAGCGAGACGGACAGCGGGGTCGCTATCAGGCTTGGTTGAGAACGTTGGGTGAGAAACAtctttagacaggaggttaaACTGTtggttaagtttagtctctaggagCATGTTATGATTTCATTTGACATGTAACCATTTTTTGCTTGCATTCTTACTCACTGTCactggaatctctgttctttgatcaTCTCTGTTCTTGTttgcactataaatatatctaagtgctgtgtgttttgCACTATAGAGTATAAGTAATAAAGTATAGAGTCTACAGTATAAGTAGTAAACTGGTGTGTACTTTTCCATAGGGAACAGcaggcctggtaattctgtgGGTGTTCAGTGGATAAAGGTCGAAACACTATACGGAACAGTCAGAAGACtcgggggttggtgtgtgcctatcaCTAACCTGTACAAAGAGACTGGGTCTGAGGAGGCCTGGATGGCAGTGCTTGTTTTGCCAGAGCCTGGTCATTTTAGGGAACTGACCCACAGCAGacacagacaagacttcctcacTCTAAGGGCAGGCAATGGTAAGGTGCCTCATAACCCTGGAAATTCCTGGGGAGTGTCACACAACTCTATTGGAATTCTCtttgtttctctcccttccttctAATTACCGGCAAGGGTTGCCCTCAGTATGTTGTTGGTCTTTTTGGAATAGGCTCTGGCTTCTTATCCTTGGCAAAGGCATCTTTTGTCCTGAGGTTCGGCTGACCTGCTGCAGGAGAACAGGAAAcaactctgggagcagctcctgcaCAGCTTTGCTCGACTGCAGTGCTGACACCACCTCAAAGATGGCACATGTTGCCTGAAAGGAGAGCATGGTAAAAAATGAgatctcctcccaacaccatcaCACCCTCTTCTCCCCTTCTGATATCAGCTGTACTGAATTTTTACTTCTGCCAGTAACTTGAATGACTGCGAGCAACTCCCTTAACTCGTGGCTCAGTTTCCCACACCTGTAAAAATGTGTATGACCTACCAAGGCATGTTGTGAGTCCTAAGGaatatttgcaaagcactgtGAGAAACCTGGTTCAAAGACTTTCTAATTGCCAGATGTTATTAAGTAAATCAGCCACGTACTCTAAAACTGCCGTATTTGTTccacagccagcagagctggaCTCAGGGAAACAGTACATCAGAGGAGAAGTGCCCACACAACAATATTCTACCACATTTCTAGCTTTCCATCAGCAGGATTGTCACAGGGCAGAAGAAAGCCTGAAAGGCGTGACTGTCATCTAACTTACTGAGAGAGGTTCAGCAGCTGCCAAATGCCTGTCAGTTTCAGTCTCTGAGGTGACGCTTCCTTCTTGCCTTGTTGAAGTCTTTATTTTTTCTATTAGGACCTGTAGGACTTGAGTGGCAAGCAAGGGGTCTCTCCCCAAAGATCTCCTCAGCTCAGTGGTGTCACTGCAATTTAATAGAAGTTACATGTGACCCCTGGACACTTTTGTGGCTCAGACTGAATGCGTCCTATTTAAGTAAAGACCAACTTTTCTCCTTGCCTATGAGGAGAAAGTTAGGAGCACTGTCCTCCTTTAATGCTCCTCCTGTTTAAATATTGAGTTTCCAGTTACAGAACTAGGTTAAGTGACCTAGTCTTACTGCAGCCTAACCATTAATACTAGACTTCTGAAGGACAGGACACAGAGCGCCAACCTCAGTTCCTGTTTTCCCACTTCCCAGGAAATATGGACTCATGAGCATGTGGCTCCCAAAGATCCAGGGTTTGGAAGGCAAGTGGATGAAAGAAAAGCCACATTCCTACTAACTGGACATACAATTATGAGAACGAATATTCATGGCCATCCTAGTTCCCCTTCGCAaagggtgtccctaccctctgtttgccagaagctgggactgggcaacaggggatggatcatttgacagttacctgttctgttcattccctctggggcacgtggcactggccactgtcggaagacaggatactgggctagatggacctttggtctgacccagtatggccgttcttatggtcttagGTTCCAGCACTGATAACTGATAACTCAGTTGGGGACCTTTAAATGAAATGATGGATCTGCttccagtccagttttaaatCCCAAGGATGGCAACGCTATTCTAGCAGCCACACCCTCACTGATACCAAGCGGCGGTCTGATGACAATATTGGCCCTATTCTTTGTAATCAGCCAGGGATTGGACTTGAAGCTGTCATGCTACCAGGAAATCAACAGCAACTGCTAATTTCCAAAGTGAGGTCAACTCAGGTGTCTAGAGAGCCaggccggttccaggcaccagcccagcaagcagctgcttggggagggcaatggtgaggggcagcacacCTGGGTCTTCTGTGGCAATTCGACGGCTGGTCCCTCACTCCTTCTCGGAGCGAAAGAGATGAGCTGCACATCGCGATCGCAGGGGGGGGTTttgtattccccccccccccttttttgctgcttggggcagcaaaagccctggagccagccctgctagagAAGTAGATGTTTCCAACAATACACTCCAGTTATACCAGTAAAGTTAGGTCTTTAGGATGCCAAAGCAGTTATGAACTAATGGAAACAGAATGACACTTAATTTCTCTCCACACCCCACCTTAACATGCTCTTGGACCTTCCTGGAGAAAGACCCAGGCTATTAACCATCAGGAATTATCCCAAAATGTCTGCTGCTTAAATAAAGCCCTACATCTCCCAGTAAAGCTGTGGGATCCATGTTTTACCAAGATGAATGCAATAGGTAGCGGTATATACCTGTCCATCGGCAGATGGTTGCTGAGGAGGCTGGAGATCACTGCCTCTAGGTGATGGTGAGCTAGAATAGACACTGCCTCCAGCAGGGACTGCTTCAAGATGCCCTCCTGGATAGTAGCCATGTGGCTATATATTATATCCAGAATAGCTGGCACCTGGAAGGAACAAAACCAGAAAGCAAtgtccctttttctttctctccattCATTCTACAGAATCAAAACCTTTATTTAGACATTTGCTGCTTTTTTAGAAATTCCTCAAGAAACAAATGTTCAAGTATGTCTGTGTAACTTTAGCCCACAACAATTGCCCACACTTGGCTGTAAAAAttaacactgacacacacacacacacacacatatacaggcaAATCCCGCTATAACACGATGATCGGGGTCCAAAAAAATTGGATAGCACtaaatgcggggtcgcggtatagcggggtttACCATTTCAAGCTGGTCAGTTTCAAGCCGGTCgatttctcttgggcagaaaacTACTTTCATTTGCGAACTGCCCACAGCAGTAACTGAAAGGGtggagctccagcagcgggggctCTCAGCCTGCAGTGAGAGAGGGAAAAcacttggggagagcaggggagacgTGCAACGGGCAGAGGAAGAGCGAGGAGCAGCCGGGGAGAGAGTGGCTCTTCTCACCAAAAGGGTAAGCGGGGGCAGGTGAGAAGAGGCAGTGGGAAAGGCACATtccattttttgcttttttttccttcaggggcactccagcctctctcccttcacaaagcctctctctctctctcactttgttttttttctcttttgcgcTTCCGTGGCACTCcagccgcttttttttttttggcctggggCAGCCGGAGCCACCTTACAATCGCATTATAGCCGAATTCGCGTTATTGCGGGGTGCATTATAgtggggtcaggggcggctctagccatttcgccaccccaagcacggtggcacgcagcaggggggggggttctgccagttgccggtcccgtggctccggtggacctcccacaggcgactggaagagcgccccccacggcgtgccaccccaagcatgcgcttggcgtgctggggcctggagccgcccctgagcggggtTTCCCTGTACATACCAGGTAATTTAATGTGGTGGTGCCCAGCTATGCATTAAGTAAACCAGCTGGCATGCATAAAAGAAGGCTTTGCTTGCccagattttgcaggtgtgatttaaGCAGCCAAATGCAACCATTTGCCTCGAAGGATGCACAGTTCATAAACAACCACAAGCACAAAATATGCAAGTGTTTTAAACACAGTGTGCAAATGCCTGGGACTATGAACAGGTGACGACCTCTCATATTCATTCCTAG from Mauremys mutica isolate MM-2020 ecotype Southern chromosome 5, ASM2049712v1, whole genome shotgun sequence includes these protein-coding regions:
- the LOC123371163 gene encoding maestro heat-like repeat-containing protein family member 2B, producing the protein MMKEEGETAKVALHIQSPYVRSLEALGKLMETLLEEAPTADWFQEMFELLRTWFSSGKEWERERALQASTQLLTAYQETVHSTTQETFNQFGSLIGAIAPYSCDSLATSRQWVVDCISCLLCIQGQPMNLGSAEEELRCLHEELTAAPDPEALFQASSKMARVVSEYFPPEQATAFIEATVESMLSASPTCATASGLWMKVILKKCGDAMLDKAESPRCWSSTLSVTAVGSSQMKVVFCPREIDRLETDQLEMVPAILDIIYSHMATIQEGILKQSLLEAVSILAHHHLEAVISSLLSNHLPMDSDTTELRRSLGRDPLLATQVLQVLIEKIKTSTRQEGSVTSETETDRHLAAAEPLSATCAIFEVVSALQSSKAVQELLPELFPVLLQQVSRTSGQKMPLPRIRSQSLFQKDQQHTEGNPCRFSVQALESVLFKVGNERLVRVLRMQKTWILLENPQTHHEGVCLLVR